The Oncorhynchus gorbuscha isolate QuinsamMale2020 ecotype Even-year linkage group LG06, OgorEven_v1.0, whole genome shotgun sequence sequence aaagcagagctcatgcctttcatgtgACTTTTTTCATATCATCAttagtcacatcatgcagccttagaatgtgttaaaaatcaaaacatatagcccaacatttgtatcacATCTAAAGTTACTTAAATAAATAACTAtaaatgaagcatataggagtacctgtttctttgttaaccactCAACATTGAATAGCCGCATGCGTGcccactccctcaaatcgtttggagaaaatatccgtTCTAtgttattcagctatgttcaattgtattcttcatactataaaacaatataaaataatgccattgaattctaagcaaatattgtctgctaaatgaactagtttAGCCCAGAGACATtatggcatagccagataactgcctaacataaggacaactcagagtatgctattctgttcttctaaaATAGACAACATTTTCTTGatttcatgtttctttagacctgtctaaaataaataatggatttattgtgatggtgtaagCTATATTCAAAGGAtttattatactattacactaaaatgtagatgttccaaaggtctgcatcagtggcctGTAGGCTATGCTTGGAAGCCAGGAGatactaaatgtgtttatgttaattaatggtcaattaccgtgagaccggcagttaacAATTACAGGCTAACAAcatttcatgaccgccacagccctatccAAGACACAAGACATATGTTACATTTTGCATGGTATGCATTAATTTGTGGAAGTCCACcacccattttgtatgatatgttaagaATTACACTTCCTATTATATGTTACAAATGAGCAAATTTGCTAAATTTATGATAGGTTACAAATtctggctaggtggctaacattaacTAGCTTGCTAATGTTAGCCAGGCCAgcggttagggttagctaaaagggttacaTTATGTGTAGGTTTAGGGGAAggattagctaacatgctaagtagatgcaaagtagctaaaaaagtAGTTAATTGGCTAAAATGCTAACTCTGtacgtgatgagattcaaactcgcAACCATTGAGTTGCTAGATGTTCTtgttgccttaagtaaccatctgtcttttgtaaccataccaaacataacatacagtatcattcTCAATGGAGTGTCTTGGATTTACATCCAGAATCATATGAAatcctctgagaccaggttgactGAAGGGCCAACATACAAAGCCTTGaacagagacatcagagaaagtTATATACAGAGTTAAACAATTCAAAGTGAGATTTTGAATTGTAATGGCTACCATTTTAGTATGGCATGAAAATAGTTCACATTTAAATGTTGAACTATTTCCATCACTCTCCCAGCCAATATAATTTGGCAATTTCTTATTGAAATAGTATTTATAGTTCCACCATCAGGTTGTCTGCCTGCCAAAGGAAGAACTTTCCTCAATGGTTTGATATCCAGTGGGCCATCACAGCAGTAGAATCCAATTAGCAAACATCCGTGGGAAAAGAAACAGCTCTCTGTGttttcagacacagagacatggatATTCAGAGGCAGAGCCAAAGAGCTGGGAGTGGGGATGTTCCCTCCATCCGTTTTGCTCTCTTCAAGCCCGTACTTGGTTTGCCCAAGAGACCCAGATGTAGACATTGTTGTGAGAGTGTGAGCACATAATGTGATGGAGTGCAGAGTgctctagctagctaataacTTCATTCTCACTTAGATTCAGTCCTTGGCATTGTAAGGCAATTTTAgcctctcgtctcctcctctctccacttcaGCCACCTTGTCTCCGCTCATTTCTTTCCCAAAGTTACATCAATCAGAAAGTTTGTTGTAGTAAACTTTAGTTTGGAGGCTGTTTGCTTGCCTCAGTCTGACTATTATTATACTTTTTTTATTAGGCATGTGAAGGTCAAATTCGCATTATCTTTTAATATCTCTTGAAATAGAATTGAAATGTTTCTCTATATTTCCCTGTattatgtatgcgtgtatgtgtgtgcttgtatTATTCGGTCTGGGCCGGATAGGTATCTCTTCTAAAACTCGCTGGCCACGAATGTCCTTGGGCAAGAGCCAGTAACATTCTATTCTGTAACCTATCAGTGAGATTAACAGACAGGCCATGAATTCAGGTCGGATGGGACTGTGATTTATTTCACTGAGACACAGGAGCTGAATTTACATAATCGCCACCACCTGCATGCTAAGTCACACCAGTAGTTTGGAGACGTTTCCAATCCTTGGTGTTGTTTACAGCATTAGTGTAATTGTGTTTTTAAATATGCTCCTTACAATCAGATTGAGGCTCCGGATGCATCACAGGATGACATGTTGTGCTGCGATGCTGTCTTGGCAATTTGCAAGATGTCATCACAGGAATATGTTTTTGTAATGGACCCTCCAACAAAAAATTGTCAAGATGAATGTGTCAAAATGTATTATTGCTTGTATCGTCTAACTGGGGAAAAATGTGTGTATAAATGCATTTACCTGCAAAGGTTAAACACAAAACCTATGAATAcaaattgtttacaaacaatatAGTTTGACTAGAAAAGTGGGTAAACTGTAAACACCTTAACTGCCAGTCTACTTACAGTAAacgtaaaaaatattttaaaaactgaGTAAAAATGTGCTGTTAGCATCACTTAGTGGAGCAACACTTCTCAGTACAATACAGTGTAGTAatctatctctatctgtgttcTCCTCAGAATATGCCAGGAAGTCATAATGAGCTCCAACAGCACAGACCTTGGCCTGTACCTGACCGTCAGCTCCCCAGGAATGGGCATTGACGACCCAGAAACCAACGCTCTCCACAAGGACATCTGGCAAGAGCTAACCAGCCCCGATGGAAATGACTCCATCAGTGGCCTCTTCAATTTTACAGGGTCGCACAACGAGACAGTGACCTCTCTGACCTATGACCCTCTTGGGGGTCACACAGTGTGGCAGGTGGTCCTCATTGTCTTTTTCACCGGCCTCCTGTCCCTGGTCACCATAATCGGCAACATCCTGGTGGTGGTATCCTTCAAGGTAAACCGCCAGCTCAAGACTGTCAACAACTACTTCCTGCTCAGCCTGGCCGTGGCTGACCTCATCATCGGGGTCATCTCCATGAACCTTTACACCACCTACATCATCATGGGCCAATGGGCGCTAGGCAACTGGGCCTGTGATCTGTGGCTGGCTATTGACTATGTGGCCAGTAACGCATCCGTCATGAACCTGCTGGTCATCAGCTTTGACCGCTACTTCTCCATCACCCGGCCACTCACCTACCGGGCCAAGCGGACCACACGGCGGGCTGGCTTGATGATCGGCATGGCTTGGTTCGTTTCCCTGGTCCTGTGGGCCCCAGCCATTCTATTCTGGCAGTACTTTGTGGGGGGGCGCACAGTGCCCCCTGATAAGTGCTACATCCAGTTCCTCTCAGAGCCCATCATTACATTCTGCACGGCTATTGCTGCCTTTTACTTGCCTGTCACTATTATGAGTGTGCTCTACTGGCGTATCTACAGGGAGACACAGAACCGCGCACGGGAACTGGAGGGCCTGCAGGGCTCAGGGAGCCGAGGGAGGGTTGGAGAAAGGGCTCACTTCGTCCACCACCAGGCTGGGAGCGCCAGGAGCTGCAGCAGCTATGAGCTAAGCCAAGTTTCCCAGAAGAAGACCCCCAGCCAGGCGCTGGCCGCACGCTTCCACTGTTGGCCCATGATGTGCTCCTGGAGGCCTGGCAGCACCCAGCCCATAGTGGGGGATGCCGACCACAGCAGCAGCGACAGCTGGAACAACAACAACGCCGGGCTGTCAGTGGACCACTCGGGCTCGTCTGAGGATGAGGAGAGAAATGGTAGAAGGATGATGCCCCAGGACCACACCATCTTCTCCATAGTGCTCAACCTGCCAGGGATGAAGGCAGCCGTCAACTCCCACCTCACCTCCTGCGAGGACCTGGACATAGCCTCAGAAGAGGACAccctgagaggggaggaggacagtcgGGGCAGCCtctctaccatcaccaccaccaccactactaccacccctgaTGGGGCCAACACAGACACCAACAGCTACCAACAACGCTTTTCCTCCCGGATCTCCAGAGTCCAGTCCATGCCTGCCATCCAGGCCACCAGAGTGGGGCCACTCTCTGGCTCCCCTGCCACAACCACCAAATCACCCTCGATGCCGATCTCCTTCAGAGAGGCAGCTCTAGCCAAGAGATTTGCCTCCAGGGCACGGACACAGATCACCAAGCGCAAGCGCATGTCTCTGGTAAAGGAGAAGAAGGCGGCACAGACCCTCAGCGCCATTCTGTTTGCCTTCATCATCACATGGACACCCTACAACATCATGGTGCTAGTCAACACCTTCTGTAATGGCTGCATCCCCGAGGCTCTGTGGGCACTGGGATACTGGCTGTGCTACGTCAACAGTACCGTCAACCCCATGTGCTATGCCCTGTGCAACAAGACCTTCCGTACCACCTTCAAGATGATACTGCTCTGCCACTGGGACCAGCGCAAGCGGCGGCGGAAGCAACAGTTCCAGGCACGGCAGTCCGTAGTGTTCCACAGGAGAATTCCTAAAAACTCAACATAGTGAGATATAGACCCAGTGGGAATCGGGTGATGGAGATGATGAGTCTAGAATCTGACAGCTCAGTGGATAGACGAGGCATCCTAAAGATTCTGTCTGTGGTGTTTAACTGCACAGAGATTCACAAGGAGGCAGCCatgttgctgctgtgatggctgATGTTCTCTGTGTAGCCACAACTTCCCAAGTGACATATTCCTATGTTTCTTTAGGAGAGCTCCTGTGGTGAAAGGTTCCTCTAGATTGATCATTGCAGAGAAGTGCAGCTAAAAAGACTGACAGTGAAAACCAATAGAGCAAGGGCTTTAAATGCATAGGCGGACAATTCAAAGTTAAATTGATACCTAGGGAGATTATATGATGTACCATTTCTAATGGATTTGGGGTTTTCCATTTCTTACCATTCATTGTGTGGTAGTCAGATCTGTAACGTACAGAGCAGTTTGGATTGTCAAAGTCAACTGCatctgtactgtaatataatatataaagcAAAGGCCAAAACATTTTGTGTCAATAGACTGCACTGTATTGATTTTGAGCTCCCTTTTGGCTAACTGAATTTGATTTATTTGTTATATATGGGTTTGTTTtttactctgatgtctgtacatTGCCTTCCACTTGGATATTGCTTTCTTGAGTCTTAGAAGATGAGAGGATTTAAAACAAAAGTGTCCTATTTATGACGACCAGTTTTTCAAAGTTTTTGGTTGTTTTTGTATATACATTGGTCTATAGTTTTTCCTCTATAGATTCTGCGCCAGTCTGAAAAAAGTTAATTTTGACAATTCTACGGCACTTCAATGAGCTGCTCGTGTTCAATGTGAGTTGTTGTTTACATGGTAGAGACAATAAGTGAAACAACTTATTAAATTGTTGTTTACGTTGAGAGTAATGGTATATTGCTATTTCTACCTTGATACCTAAAGATTGATTGTACACTAAATAGATCAGTCACTATGAATTGTAATGTTTTGATTTATTAGGTTATATTTGAAAAGGTTTCTCCATTTCTTCTCACTGGCTGTCCGAATGTTATCCCCTCACTAAGATATTGGTCTGTGGTCCCTAGATGAACACTCTCTTTCTCCTAAAGGATTTAGCAGTGCCACAGCGGCATCTGCTGGATGAATAGAATTATACACTAGTAACTTCCAGCTTACTTCCATCAGGGAAATGCTGTTGTGGGGCCATAAATGGGAGATTGGGTGGGTCAATGTCTGTACTCTACTTGACTCCTCCGTGCGCCTCTCCTCCATTACCTAGAAACCGAAAAGTGGTTAGCCATACAGTGCATCCGGAAAGTATtgagaccccttcactttttccacattttgttacattacatacattttcTAAAACGTATTGTTTTTTTCCGTCATCAATCTACATGCATCAATCTactccccataatgacaaaaacagggtcagacatttttgcaaatgtatttaaaaaaaagtaaatataacatttacataagtattcagtatccctttactcagtactttgttgaagcacatttgacagcgattacagcctcgagtcttcttgggtatgacactacaagcttggcacacctgtatttggggagtctcccattcttctctgcagatcctctcaagctctgttaggttgaatggggagcgtcgctgcatagTGATTTTCAGGTCTTAGAGATGTTCAAGTCTGAGCTCTGGCTGGGACATTTCAaatacattcagagacttttccctaagccactcctgcgttgtcttggctctgtgcttagggtagttgtcctgttggaaggtgaaccattgccccagtctgaggtcctgagcactctggagcaggtttttatcaaggatctcgctgtacgctgctccgttcatctttccctcgatcttagctagtctcccagtcccagctgcTGAAAAACCTACCCACAggatgatgctgcaaccaccatgattcaccgtagggatgttttCAGGTTTTTTCCAGTCGTGACACTTGGCAAAGTGTTAAatcctggtttcatcagactagagaatcttgtttctttaggtgctttttggctaACTTcaagtggactgtcatgtgccttttactgaggagtggcttccgtctgaccactctaccataactgcctgattggtggagtgctacagagatcgTTGTCCCTCTGGAAGGTTCTGCCATCTCCACAAAGGAGCTCTGGAGCGCTTTCAGAGTGACcaccaggttcttggtcacctccctgacaatgCCCTTTTCCctggattgctcagtttggccgggcagccagctttagaaagagtctaggtggttccagacttcttccatttaagaattatgtaggccactgtgtccttggggaccttcaatgacgCAGATTtttttgggtacccttccccagatatgtgcctccacataatcctgtctctgagctctacagacaaattcttcaagctccttgcttgggttttgctctgacatgcactgtcaactgtgggaccttacaggtgtgtgcctttccaaatcatgtccaatcatttgaatttacctcaggtggactccaagttgtagaaacatctaaaggatgatcaatggaaacagaatgcacctgagctcaatttcgagtctcatagcaaagggtctgaattcttttgTAAATCATTTGTAAAtacttttgcaaaaatgtctaaaaacctgtttttgctttgtcattgtgggttattgtgtgtagattgatgattaaaaaaaaattgaataaggctgtaacttagaaccacccatcccggatctggta is a genomic window containing:
- the LOC124037241 gene encoding muscarinic acetylcholine receptor M3-like: MSSNSTDLGLYLTVSSPGMGIDDPETNALHKDIWQELTSPDGNDSISGLFNFTGSHNETVTSLTYDPLGGHTVWQVVLIVFFTGLLSLVTIIGNILVVVSFKVNRQLKTVNNYFLLSLAVADLIIGVISMNLYTTYIIMGQWALGNWACDLWLAIDYVASNASVMNLLVISFDRYFSITRPLTYRAKRTTRRAGLMIGMAWFVSLVLWAPAILFWQYFVGGRTVPPDKCYIQFLSEPIITFCTAIAAFYLPVTIMSVLYWRIYRETQNRARELEGLQGSGSRGRVGERAHFVHHQAGSARSCSSYELSQVSQKKTPSQALAARFHCWPMMCSWRPGSTQPIVGDADHSSSDSWNNNNAGLSVDHSGSSEDEERNGRRMMPQDHTIFSIVLNLPGMKAAVNSHLTSCEDLDIASEEDTLRGEEDSRGSLSTITTTTTTTTPDGANTDTNSYQQRFSSRISRVQSMPAIQATRVGPLSGSPATTTKSPSMPISFREAALAKRFASRARTQITKRKRMSLVKEKKAAQTLSAILFAFIITWTPYNIMVLVNTFCNGCIPEALWALGYWLCYVNSTVNPMCYALCNKTFRTTFKMILLCHWDQRKRRRKQQFQARQSVVFHRRIPKNST